Proteins co-encoded in one Arachis hypogaea cultivar Tifrunner chromosome 11, arahy.Tifrunner.gnm2.J5K5, whole genome shotgun sequence genomic window:
- the LOC112722275 gene encoding B-type cell cycle switch protein ccs52A has translation MDDQLPRSSSSTVSPPPASSLTFNKCHVDRMINSSHYCSPSRTIYSDRFIPSRSASKFALFDIPASPTSAASGVSPPAADGREDSSSAYTMLLKTALFGPDAAGVPVPVTPEKRSSSASVMTISSRNIFRYKTETRQSFHSLSPFMCDDAVPGVNHSPVKAPRKVPRSPYKVLDAPALQDDFYLNLVDWSSHNVLAVGLGNCVYLWNACSSKVTKLCDLGIDDCVCSVGWAQRGTHLAVGTSNGKVQIWDAARCKKIRSMEGHRLRVGALAWSSSLLSSGGRDKNIYQRDIRAQEDFVSKLSGHKSEVCGLKWSYDNRELASGGNDNRLFVWNQHSTQPVLKYCEHTAAVKAIAWSPHIHGLLASGGGTADRCIRFWNTTTNSHLSCMDTGSQVCNLVWSKNVNELVSTHGYSQNQIIVWRYPTMSKLATLTGHTYRVLYLAISPDGQTIVTGAGDETLRFWNVFPSPKSQNTESEIGASSLGRTIIR, from the exons ATGGATGATCAACTACCACGGTCTTCATCTTCAACGGTATCTCCGCCACCGGCTTCTTCTCTAACCTTTAACAAGTGCCACGTGGACAGAATGATCAACTCCTCACACTACTGCTCACCTTCTAGAACCATCTACTCCGACAGGTTCATACCGAGCAGATCTGCCTCCAAGTTCGCCTTATTCGACATACCTGCTTCGCCGACCTCCGCCGCCTCGGGAGTTTCACCGCCGGCGGCTGACGGCAGGGAGGATAGCTCCAGTGCTTACACCATGCTGTTGAAGACTGCCTTGTTCGGACCCGACGCCGCCGGAGTTCCGGTACCGGTGACACCAGAGAAGAGGAGCTCGTCGGCCTCCGTGATGACGATTTCAAGCCGGAACATATTCCGGTACAAGACGGAGACTCGGCAGTCCTTCCATTCGCTTTCGCCGTTCATGTGCGACGATGCGGTCCCCGGCGTTAATCACAGCCCTGTCAAGGCTCCTAGGAAGGTTCCTCGGTCGCCGTATAAG GTTCTAGACGCGCCTGCGCTGCAAGACGATTTTTATCTGAATCTGGTGGATTGGTCTTCGCACAACGTGCTGGCGGTTGGTCTTGGTAACTGTGTTTATTTGTGGAATGCGTGTAGCAGCAAG GTAACTAAATTATGTGATTTGGGGATTGACGACTGCGTTTGTTCAGTTGGCTGGGCTCAACGGGGTACCCACCTTGCTGTTGGAACTAGCAATGGAAAAGTTCAG ATTTGGGATGCAGCTCGATGTAAGAAGATAAGATCGATGGAGGGTCATCGTTTACGTGTTGGAGCCTTGGCCTGGAGTTCTTCTCTTTTGTCCTCAGGTGGCCGGGATAAGAATATATATCAACGAGATATAAGAGCACAGGAAGATTTTGTCAGTAAACTTTCGGGGCACAAATCAGAG GTTTGTGGACTGAAGTGGTCATATGATAACCGTGAGTTAGCATCTGGAGGAAAtgacaacaga CTGTTTGTTTGGAATCAACATTCAACCCAGCCTGTCCTTAAGTATTGTGAGCATACAGCAGCTGTTAAAGCGATTGCATGGTCTCCTCATATTCATGGACTTCTTGCATCAGGAGGAGGAACTGCAGATCGATGTATTCGATTCTGGAATACAACCACAAACTCACACTTAAGTTGTATGGACACTGGAAGTCAG GTTTGTAATCTTGTTTGGTCAAAAAATGTCAATGAATTGGTAAGCACACATGGATACTCCCAGAATCAGATAATAGTTTGGAGATACCCGACCATGTCGAAG TTAGCAACTCTTACAGGTCATACATATAGAGTTCTTTATCTTGCCATCTCTCCAGATGGGCAG ACTATTGTAACTGGAGCTGGAGATGAAACACTTAGATTTTGGAATGTATTTCCTTCCCCTAAATCACAG AATACTGAGAGTGAAATTGGAGCTTCATCTCTCGGAAGAACAATTATAAGGTGA